A stretch of the Streptomyces sp. NBC_00654 genome encodes the following:
- a CDS encoding lactonase family protein, with product MGGDSAGRAFIGSFTSNGGPGITAVAVDRDTGALSVLGSTDVVPDPSFLAVGLGPGPGGTALYAVGETTRGTAAALDISGGVPRLLGGIRAVNGEAPTHLALAGGHLVTANYGSGSVTALPVRADGSLGEAAFVLQHEGSGPDARRQTAPHAHQVLADPSGAWVLSVDLGTDSVRVCALDPGTGALSLHGETALRPGTGPRHMAFHPGGAHAYVLNELEPTVTVCRWDAAAGVLEPAGEIAVLPERPSSDDTVRTYPSEVVVSHDGRFLWTANRGHDSISVVTLDETGGSAALAATVSCGGRWPRDLTLDPTGQWLYAANEHSGDVSWFGVDAETGVPRFAGSIEAPAASCVVFA from the coding sequence ATGGGCGGCGACAGCGCCGGGCGGGCATTCATAGGGTCGTTCACCTCGAACGGCGGGCCGGGCATCACCGCCGTCGCCGTGGACCGCGACACCGGCGCACTCAGCGTTCTCGGGTCCACGGACGTCGTGCCGGACCCGTCGTTCCTCGCCGTCGGGCTGGGCCCGGGGCCGGGCGGTACCGCCCTGTACGCGGTCGGTGAGACGACCCGGGGCACGGCTGCCGCCCTGGACATCAGCGGCGGCGTACCGCGGCTTCTCGGCGGGATCCGGGCGGTGAACGGTGAGGCTCCCACCCACCTCGCGCTCGCCGGCGGTCACCTGGTCACCGCCAACTACGGCTCGGGCAGTGTCACCGCGCTGCCGGTGCGGGCCGACGGGTCGCTCGGGGAGGCGGCCTTTGTGCTCCAGCACGAGGGCAGCGGTCCGGACGCCCGCCGTCAGACGGCCCCGCACGCCCACCAGGTGCTCGCCGACCCCTCGGGCGCGTGGGTGCTCAGTGTGGACCTCGGCACCGACTCCGTACGCGTCTGCGCCCTGGATCCCGGGACCGGGGCCCTGAGCCTGCACGGTGAGACGGCGCTGCGGCCGGGCACCGGGCCGCGTCATATGGCCTTCCACCCCGGGGGCGCCCACGCCTATGTGCTCAACGAGCTGGAGCCGACCGTCACGGTGTGCCGCTGGGACGCGGCCGCCGGGGTCCTCGAACCGGCCGGTGAGATCGCGGTCCTGCCCGAGCGTCCGTCCTCGGACGACACGGTGCGTACCTACCCGTCCGAAGTGGTGGTCTCGCACGACGGACGGTTCCTGTGGACCGCCAACCGCGGGCACGACAGCATCTCGGTCGTGACCCTCGACGAGACGGGCGGGAGCGCGGCCCTGGCCGCGACCGTGAGCTGCGGTGGCCGCTGGCCGCGCGATCTCACCCTCGACCCCACGGGCCAGTGGCTGTACGCGGCCAACGAGCACTCCGGGGACGTGAGCTGGTTCGGCGTGGACGCGGAGACCGGAGTCCCGCGGTTCGCGGGCTCCATCGAGGCCCCTGCGGCCTCCTGCGTCGTCTTCGCCTGA
- a CDS encoding FUSC family protein, giving the protein MFVAPDPGLVRLRVSLRAVLGIGLAVAAAELAGLSLTASITGGLAALLALFTVGDPTVRGQAVTTLLLPVAGFPVLALASTLHGQPLLRAGCWLAVVFAGVYARRWGPRGHALGIFGFMMFFSTQFLHAVPGQLPELYGAVALAVAASCAVRFGLWCVERRTPPPAQPAPLTGRGLARPTTRQALQATAACGIALVVGLLLSPDRWYWAVGTAWWIFVNTASRGETLVRGFRRVIGTVAGIGVGLLVAVPLHGAPAPTTALVAVCVFGIFYTAAPSYSWMTFFVTVMAGLLYGLLGVLNPGLLWLRFEETAAGALGAALGVALILPVTTHATTEAWIQRALNCVHRCTGAAAMRLAGDQHADPAPLAAELELLLGRARLSLAPLVHPLSPLRARKVRARQVLDLLDACAREVRGLASVAADPDASHDARLTAACHRVEAAVLALAPSGQPRTDRSAVPLQAPHHHPGAEAALVHLHALESALADLAAPLRSSPRAPLVPA; this is encoded by the coding sequence ATGTTCGTGGCCCCGGATCCGGGGCTTGTGCGACTGCGGGTCTCCCTGCGCGCCGTGCTCGGCATCGGCCTGGCCGTGGCCGCGGCCGAACTGGCCGGCCTGTCCCTCACCGCCTCCATCACCGGAGGTCTCGCCGCACTCCTGGCGCTGTTCACGGTCGGTGACCCCACCGTCCGCGGGCAGGCGGTCACCACCCTGCTGCTGCCCGTGGCCGGCTTCCCGGTCCTCGCCCTGGCGAGCACCCTGCACGGGCAGCCCCTGCTGCGGGCCGGCTGCTGGCTGGCCGTCGTCTTCGCCGGGGTGTACGCGCGCCGCTGGGGCCCACGCGGCCACGCCCTGGGCATCTTCGGCTTCATGATGTTCTTCAGCACCCAGTTCCTGCACGCCGTCCCGGGCCAGCTGCCCGAGCTGTACGGAGCGGTGGCGCTGGCCGTCGCGGCTTCCTGCGCGGTCCGGTTCGGCCTCTGGTGCGTCGAGCGCCGCACCCCGCCGCCCGCCCAGCCCGCGCCTCTCACCGGGCGCGGCCTCGCCAGGCCCACCACCCGGCAGGCCCTCCAGGCCACCGCGGCCTGCGGGATCGCGCTCGTGGTGGGGCTGCTGCTCTCCCCGGACCGCTGGTACTGGGCGGTCGGCACCGCCTGGTGGATCTTCGTCAACACCGCCTCGCGCGGCGAGACGCTGGTCCGGGGCTTCCGCCGGGTCATCGGGACCGTCGCGGGCATCGGCGTCGGGCTGCTCGTCGCCGTACCGCTGCACGGGGCACCCGCGCCCACCACCGCCCTCGTCGCCGTCTGCGTCTTCGGGATCTTCTACACGGCGGCCCCCTCGTACAGCTGGATGACCTTCTTCGTCACCGTCATGGCCGGACTGCTCTACGGACTCCTCGGTGTCCTGAACCCCGGGCTGCTGTGGCTCCGCTTCGAGGAGACCGCCGCCGGGGCACTCGGTGCGGCCCTCGGGGTCGCGCTGATCCTGCCCGTCACCACGCATGCCACCACCGAGGCCTGGATACAGCGGGCCCTGAACTGCGTGCACCGCTGCACCGGTGCGGCGGCGATGCGGCTGGCCGGTGACCAGCACGCCGACCCGGCACCGCTCGCCGCCGAACTGGAGCTGCTGCTGGGCCGGGCCAGGCTCTCCCTCGCCCCGCTCGTCCACCCCCTCAGCCCCCTGCGCGCCCGCAAGGTCCGCGCCCGCCAGGTCCTGGACCTGCTCGACGCGTGCGCCCGCGAGGTGCGCGGCCTCGCTTCCGTGGCCGCCGACCCGGACGCCTCCCACGACGCGCGCCTCACCGCCGCCTGCCACCGGGTGGAGGCCGCCGTGCTGGCCCTGGCGCCGTCCGGACAGCCCCGCACGGACCGGTCGGCCGTACCCCTCCAGGCGCCGCACCACCACCCGGGGGCCGAGGCCGCGCTCGTACATCTGCACGCGCTGGAGAGTGCGCTGGCGGATCTCGCCGCACCGCTGCGCAGCTCACCCCGGGCGCCGCTCGTCCCCGCCTGA
- a CDS encoding Lrp/AsnC family transcriptional regulator has protein sequence MAVDALDTRILRLLIEQPRTSVREYARVLGVARGTLQARLDRLERDGVITGTGPALSPAALGHPVLAFVHLEVTQGHLDDVGDALAAVPEIIEAFSTTGGGDLLTRVVARDNGHLEDVIQQLIQLPGVVRTRTDVALRERVAHRVLPLVEAVGRAAATAG, from the coding sequence ATGGCAGTGGACGCCCTCGACACCCGCATCCTGCGGCTGCTCATCGAGCAGCCACGTACCAGCGTGCGTGAGTACGCGCGCGTCCTCGGGGTGGCCCGCGGCACTCTGCAGGCCCGGCTCGACCGGCTGGAACGGGACGGAGTGATCACGGGCACCGGCCCGGCCCTCTCCCCGGCGGCGCTCGGCCACCCGGTCCTGGCCTTCGTCCATCTGGAGGTCACCCAGGGGCATCTGGACGATGTGGGGGACGCGCTCGCCGCCGTCCCCGAGATCATCGAAGCGTTCTCCACCACCGGGGGCGGGGATCTGCTGACCCGGGTCGTGGCCCGGGACAACGGGCACCTGGAGGATGTGATCCAGCAGCTGATCCAGCTGCCCGGGGTGGTCCGGACACGGACCGATGTGGCGCTGCGCGAGCGGGTGGCGCACCGGGTGCTGCCGCTGGTGGAAGCGGTGGGGCGGGCGGCCGCGACCGCCGGCTGA
- a CDS encoding serine/threonine-protein kinase: protein MGEVWRATDEVLGRAVAVKLLLGDHADASSTARFRMEAQTAARLSHPHLVAVFDFGAWEDRFYLVMELVEGRSLSDVLATQETVHPEQVALIAGQAAAGLAAAHRQGIVHRDIKPGNLMLDAEGSVKIGDFGIAQFVDDPSTALTTAGHIVGTSLYLAPERALGRTADSASDMYSLGCVIYQLLLGQPPFRSDTATATLYQHVDTAPVPLRQRGVDISAAFDSFLLGLLAKQPEDRPSAQQVSDWFRTDAWRGRPEPLPMQTPLAPRASRPAPAAPPRAAPVTPAAPAGPGTYRLPQPTGRRRSTSNRAAPARRRSAREAIKRRPRVASAIAGTATFLAAVYLGMILFSPDSSSAGTPDSGPASGPAPTAGTDAPARGDADGDRSTGSGPAQNQQSQQNQPPQNQAPQDASAGGGEQPQDGGQQQDGGQQGQGHGKRQGDRDNGHDGDEEDQED, encoded by the coding sequence ATGGGCGAGGTATGGCGTGCCACGGACGAGGTGCTGGGCCGGGCCGTGGCCGTGAAGCTGCTGCTGGGAGACCACGCGGACGCCTCGTCGACGGCCCGCTTCCGCATGGAGGCGCAGACCGCCGCCCGGCTGAGCCACCCTCACCTGGTCGCCGTGTTCGACTTCGGCGCGTGGGAGGACCGCTTCTATCTGGTGATGGAGCTGGTCGAGGGCCGGAGCCTGAGCGACGTACTCGCCACACAGGAGACCGTCCATCCAGAGCAGGTGGCCCTGATCGCGGGTCAGGCAGCCGCGGGGCTGGCCGCCGCACACCGTCAGGGCATCGTCCACCGGGACATCAAGCCCGGCAACCTGATGCTGGACGCGGAGGGGTCGGTGAAGATCGGCGACTTCGGGATAGCCCAGTTCGTCGACGACCCCTCCACCGCGTTGACGACGGCCGGTCACATCGTGGGCACCAGCCTCTACTTGGCGCCGGAACGCGCGCTGGGCCGCACGGCCGACTCCGCCTCCGACATGTACTCCCTCGGCTGCGTCATCTACCAACTCCTGCTGGGGCAGCCGCCGTTCCGCTCCGACACCGCGACCGCGACGCTCTACCAGCACGTCGACACGGCGCCGGTGCCGCTCAGACAGCGGGGCGTGGACATCTCCGCCGCGTTCGACTCGTTCCTGCTGGGGCTGCTCGCGAAGCAGCCCGAGGACCGGCCTAGCGCCCAGCAGGTCTCCGACTGGTTCCGCACCGACGCCTGGCGCGGCCGCCCGGAGCCCCTGCCGATGCAGACACCGCTCGCCCCGCGGGCGTCCCGGCCCGCCCCGGCCGCGCCGCCGCGGGCGGCTCCGGTCACCCCGGCCGCCCCTGCGGGCCCCGGGACGTACCGGCTCCCGCAGCCCACGGGCAGAAGACGCAGCACCTCGAACAGAGCCGCTCCCGCCCGTCGGCGCAGCGCGCGTGAGGCGATCAAGCGGCGTCCCCGGGTGGCGAGCGCCATCGCGGGAACGGCGACGTTCCTGGCCGCGGTGTATCTGGGGATGATCCTGTTCTCACCGGACTCCAGCTCGGCCGGCACACCTGACTCCGGGCCCGCTTCCGGCCCGGCCCCGACGGCGGGCACCGACGCACCGGCACGGGGCGACGCGGACGGCGACCGCTCCACCGGGAGCGGTCCGGCGCAGAACCAGCAGAGCCAGCAGAACCAGCCTCCGCAGAACCAGGCCCCGCAGGACGCGTCGGCCGGGGGCGGCGAACAGCCGCAGGACGGCGGGCAGCAGCAGGACGGCGGGCAGCAGGGCCAGGGCCACGGGAAGCGGCAGGGCGACCGGGACAACGGGCACGACGGGGACGAGGAGGACCAGGAGGACTGA
- a CDS encoding VOC family protein, translating to MKIHLTSVFVDDQAEALRFYTEILGFVKKHDVPLGEKDRWLTVVSPEEPGGTELLLEPAGHPAARTYRDALVEDGIPLAQFAVDDVRAEYERLSGLGVRFTQEPLEMGPVTTAVLDDTCGNLIQIATQPR from the coding sequence ATGAAGATCCACCTGACCAGCGTCTTCGTCGACGACCAGGCCGAGGCCCTGCGCTTCTACACCGAGATCCTCGGCTTCGTGAAGAAGCACGACGTCCCGCTGGGGGAGAAGGACCGGTGGCTGACCGTCGTCTCGCCCGAGGAGCCCGGCGGTACCGAACTTCTGCTGGAGCCCGCGGGCCACCCGGCGGCCAGGACCTACCGCGACGCACTCGTCGAGGACGGCATCCCGCTCGCCCAGTTCGCCGTCGACGACGTACGGGCGGAGTACGAGCGGCTGAGCGGCCTCGGCGTCCGCTTCACTCAGGAGCCCCTGGAGATGGGCCCCGTCACCACCGCCGTCCTGGACGACACCTGCGGCAACCTGATCCAGATCGCGACACAGCCGCGGTAG
- a CDS encoding helix-turn-helix transcriptional regulator encodes MADDIFKALADPTRRTILDELAEKSGQTLFEICARLSMKHRLGISRQGVSQHLAVLEAAGLVGTRREGRCKFHDLNTAPLRQIAERWPVPDTSGPEKSTP; translated from the coding sequence GTGGCCGACGACATATTCAAAGCCCTGGCCGACCCCACCCGCCGCACCATCCTGGACGAGCTCGCGGAGAAGTCGGGACAGACGCTGTTCGAGATCTGCGCGCGCCTGAGCATGAAGCATCGGCTCGGGATCTCGCGCCAGGGCGTCTCCCAGCACCTCGCCGTACTGGAGGCCGCCGGTCTCGTCGGGACCAGGCGGGAGGGCCGCTGCAAATTCCATGACCTGAACACTGCCCCGCTGCGGCAGATCGCCGAGCGCTGGCCCGTGCCCGACACATCCGGACCGGAGAAGAGCACCCCATGA
- a CDS encoding glycoside hydrolase family 16 protein, which translates to MTVHLSRHAVRSASGRRRTTLYALSLLCASALVTALPAGAAPAPGPAGHPAVPHAAAAPSAVTFSDDFDGPAGSAVDGGRWQIETGDNVNNHERQFYTAGNDNAALDGQGNLVITARKENPANYQCWYGTCQYTSARLNTSGRFTTAYGHVEARMKVPRGQGMWPAFWMLGDDIGSVGWPNSGEIDVMENVGFEPGTVHGTLHGPGYSGSGGIGAGYTLPGGAAFADDFHTFAVDWAPDSVTWSVDGTVYQRRTPADLGGKQWVFNKPFFLILNLAVGGYWPGDPDGSTAFPQRLVIDYVRVTTG; encoded by the coding sequence ATGACTGTGCACCTCTCGCGCCACGCCGTGCGGTCCGCCTCCGGGCGCCGCCGCACCACGCTGTACGCGCTCTCCCTGCTCTGTGCTTCCGCGCTGGTGACGGCCCTGCCCGCCGGAGCCGCCCCCGCCCCCGGACCCGCAGGTCACCCAGCCGTCCCCCACGCGGCTGCGGCGCCTTCGGCGGTCACCTTCTCCGACGACTTCGACGGCCCGGCCGGGTCCGCCGTGGACGGCGGCAGGTGGCAGATCGAGACCGGGGACAACGTCAACAACCACGAGCGGCAGTTCTACACCGCGGGCAACGACAACGCCGCCCTCGACGGTCAGGGCAATCTCGTCATCACGGCCCGCAAGGAGAATCCCGCCAACTACCAGTGCTGGTACGGCACCTGTCAGTACACCTCGGCCCGGCTCAACACCTCCGGCAGGTTCACCACGGCGTACGGCCATGTCGAGGCCAGGATGAAGGTGCCGCGCGGTCAGGGCATGTGGCCCGCGTTCTGGATGCTCGGCGACGACATCGGCAGTGTCGGCTGGCCCAACAGCGGTGAGATCGACGTCATGGAGAACGTCGGCTTCGAACCGGGCACGGTCCACGGCACCCTGCACGGCCCCGGCTACTCCGGCTCGGGCGGCATCGGCGCCGGCTACACGCTCCCGGGCGGGGCCGCCTTCGCCGACGACTTCCACACCTTCGCCGTCGACTGGGCCCCGGACTCCGTGACCTGGTCCGTCGACGGCACGGTGTACCAGCGGCGCACTCCGGCCGACCTCGGCGGAAAGCAGTGGGTGTTCAACAAGCCGTTCTTCCTGATCCTCAATCTCGCGGTCGGCGGCTACTGGCCCGGCGACCCCGACGGGAGCACCGCGTTCCCGCAGCGACTCGTCATCGACTACGTCCGCGTCACCACCGGCTGA
- a CDS encoding DNA polymerase ligase N-terminal domain-containing protein, which translates to MDGDGTLRPHFVVQIHDARRMHFDFRLEVGGVLKSWAVPRGPSENPSDRRLAVPTEDHPLEYREFEGVIPRGESGSGTVIVWDQGTYRPLSHDRQGASVPFEESLALGHATFWLYGAKLHGEFALTRFRVGDEPDAAGQEAWLLIKANDRLAVRDRPGSPDPYHARSARTGRTLHQVAAAARGHDS; encoded by the coding sequence GTGGACGGCGACGGCACACTTCGGCCCCACTTCGTGGTGCAGATCCACGACGCACGGCGCATGCACTTCGACTTCCGGCTGGAGGTCGGCGGCGTGCTGAAGTCGTGGGCGGTTCCCCGGGGCCCTTCCGAGAACCCGAGCGACCGGCGGCTGGCCGTTCCGACGGAGGATCACCCGCTGGAGTACCGCGAGTTCGAAGGGGTCATCCCGCGGGGCGAGTCCGGCAGCGGCACCGTGATCGTGTGGGACCAGGGCACGTACCGCCCGCTCAGCCACGACCGGCAGGGCGCCTCCGTACCGTTCGAGGAGTCGCTGGCCCTCGGTCACGCCACGTTCTGGCTGTACGGCGCCAAACTGCACGGCGAGTTCGCCCTCACCCGGTTCCGGGTGGGCGACGAGCCGGACGCGGCGGGCCAGGAGGCATGGCTCCTGATCAAGGCCAACGACCGGCTGGCCGTGCGCGACAGACCCGGCTCGCCCGACCCGTACCATGCCCGGTCGGCGCGCACCGGGCGGACGCTGCACCAGGTCGCCGCCGCCGCGCGGGGGCATGACAGCTGA